One Vicia villosa cultivar HV-30 ecotype Madison, WI linkage group LG5, Vvil1.0, whole genome shotgun sequence genomic window, AAGAAATGAGGGTAAATTAAGATCAGTTTTATGCAAGTCAACTGAAttttaacaaaattttaaaaatatatcatcTTCAGAAGAAAGTAAAAAGAAATAAAGCCTGAAAACATGATATAAACCTGAAGAACAGTTGAAGTGACTGTCAATGATTCAACATTGGCAAAGTCTAGCAGCCAGCTGCGTAGAACCAAAGCATGCTCCGCCAAAGCTGAAAAATCTCGTGAATAGATATTTACTTGTTTAACAGAAGAAAGTCCACTCCCACATATTTTCTGAACAAGGTCACCAGTAAATTTAAAAGTACAAAGATTTGGAGTAGATAGCTCAATCATGACAATGTTGAATAGATTATGTTGTAcaacaaaacttatttttttcaaaggaCTGTCTATAGCTAAATTGACAAGTGTCTCACTTGATATACGGAGGGTTGAAGCATCCTTTACCTTACAACTACAAATGACCAAACTATTCAACTTGGTAAAGACCAAAAAGGGCTCAGCACAACCGGTTTCACCACCGTCAAAGGCAAAATTTGTTAGATCTAAGCTGGTTAGTAAAGGCAAATTCAAAGATTTTGGAAATAATGTTTCTGTAAAATCATTCCCTCTAGGGTAAATTGAAAGCTGAAGTGATGTAAGAGCCCGGCATGAAGAAACACAGCTCAAAATGAAAGAACTATCACCACGAACAGAGATTCCTAATTTGCTGAGGTGGTTATTATGGGAGCAAACATAGTTTAAAATCTTTTTAAGGAGTTGTGGCTCAATATTACCGCGACGGTCAAGATCAAGAGCATGTAGTGCACTTGAGGTATCACGAAGAGTCAAAATCTTATGCACAAATACTGTAAATTTCTTCAAAGTGGAAAATCTTGAAGAATGCAATATAAGAGTCGGAATACGTTTCCAGAGATGTTTCCATCTTGTGGACAAAACGCAAGTTCGAACAACATGTTTGGTATTCAAAAATGATAAAATGTGAAGGATAACACAGTCAGGTAAGTCGCTCAGCCTGTCTtcattttcataaatttcttcATTCTGATTCTCAGAGAGTCTTCTTTTCTTCATCCTTTCTCGAATCATGATTTCTTCGAGATCATCAGACATGCCCCTCATTTTCTAATTGTTAAgcttaagaagaagaaaatggaCAATTATAAAGCGAAAGTTCAAAGCAAAGTTGTGTCGATTGCAAGGGGAAAGTATTTTGGAATGATTTAGGGAGAAAATGAAATTCACTCGAAGAATGTAAGTAAAATACCTCGCCGCCGTCGTTGTCGAGTTAGTGACTTCTCCGATGAATTGGAACCCTTCAATACGGAGTCACAAAAAATTGGACTGAAACGTTCAAATCCATGCTTTCTAGGGTTTAGGGTTCATTTTGTGCAAGTGAACACAGTTTTGAATGAGGGAAAATTTGGTGCGAAC contains:
- the LOC131602782 gene encoding F-box/LRR-repeat protein At4g14103-like yields the protein MRGMSDDLEEIMIRERMKKRRLSENQNEEIYENEDRLSDLPDCVILHILSFLNTKHVVRTCVLSTRWKHLWKRIPTLILHSSRFSTLKKFTVFVHKILTLRDTSSALHALDLDRRGNIEPQLLKKILNYVCSHNNHLSKLGISVRGDSSFILSCVSSCRALTSLQLSIYPRGNDFTETLFPKSLNLPLLTSLDLTNFAFDGGETGCAEPFLVFTKLNSLVICSCKVKDASTLRISSETLVNLAIDSPLKKISFVVQHNLFNIVMIELSTPNLCTFKFTGDLVQKICGSGLSSVKQVNIYSRDFSALAEHALVLRSWLLDFANVESLTVTSTVLQILSLVPDLLEVKLSLCYLKSMEIELIPIYDISLLLLIKEAMLKKAAAKSRKEVAMLRKAFKARLEPPAIPDGIVDFLRQNSPSAEVKITTDYSSNFNLKQIEESIKGAKIIKYRPRFAAPASPAASASSSEFASNASPASATEPASAAPPNLHLCRTEKDDKSSNEDKVEKHQLSTSRHWVVKEFSY